The Hyalangium ruber genome includes the window ACATTGTGTTCATCCAGGGAAACGCACATCAATGGTTCAACCCAATCTGAGGAGCAAGACCATGAAGATCCTTGTCACGGGAGCAACGGGGTATATCGGCACGGCCGTCACCGAGGCCCTCATTCGAGCCGGCCACCAGGTTCAGGGACTGGCACGCTCGGACGCGGCGCGCGGCAAGCTCGAGGCGCGCGGCATCCAGCCCGTGCGCGGCGAGCTTTCGGACACCGCCGGATTGGCCGCCCTCGTCCCTGGCGTCGATGCGGTCATCTGGGCCGCGACGTCCAACACCGAAGCCCTGGATGCGCCCGCCGTCACGGCGATGCTCGAGCGAATGGCGGGAACGGGAAAGGCCTTCCTCTACACGAGCGGCGTCTGGGTCCATGGCGACACGCGAGGCGCCGTGGTGGATGAGGACAGCCCCCTGCGCTCGGCGGAGCTCGTTGCCTGGCGTCCGGCCGTGGAGCGCCGGGTGCTCGCCACGCCGGGCATTCGCGGAATCATCCTCCGCCCCGGCATCGTCTACGGCCGCGCCGGAGGTATCCCCGGCATGCTCACGTCCTCCGCGAGGGAGGCTGGCGCCGCGCGCTTCGTGGGCGCCGGAGAGAACCACTGGCCGGTGGTGTTCCTCGAGGACCTGGCGGACCTGTACCTGCGTGCCGTCGAACGCGCCCCGGCGGGGACGGTTCTCCTCGCCTCGCAAGGCCCCGGGGTGAAGCTGAAGGCGCTGGCCACCGCGGCGAGCGAGGGCGCGGGGGCCGGGGGCCGGACCACTTCCTGGAACCTGGAGGAGGCTCGCAAGCAGCTCGGAGCGTTCGCGGACGCGCTCGCGCTCGACCAGCAGGTCTCCGCCCGCCGCGCCGAGCAGCTCCTGGGCTGGGCCCCCCACGGGCCGAGCATCCTGGAGGAGCTCCGCAGCGGTTCCTATGCAGGTAGGTGAAGAGGGGAGGGTGTGATCCAGCCACCCCCTGGTACCGCCCGGGCGCCGCGTGGTGTCATGGCTCCGCTCGTCCGGTCTGTCCCCCTCTGGCAACTTCTGTGATCCGCCGGCGACAATGGCCCCAAGGATGTTTCGCGCTGGAGGCGCACATGATTCGCCGAGTCGATGGCGGTAGTTCCCCCGCGGTGGAGCGGTTCTCGAAGCCCGAGCCCAAGCCGGTCGAGACGAAGCAGGCACGCTCCACGGTGGATCTCTCCCGTGACACCTTCGCCAAGGCGGAGGGGACGGGTGGCGCTGCCGGTGCCGGGGCTGCTGCCTCTCCCGGCGCTGTGGGTGCCGCCGCCGGGGCTGCCGCGGCCGCGGGCGCCACAAGCGCCACCAGCGCCAAGCTGCGCGAGGAGTTCCAGGCCTCCGACGGATTCAAGGACCTCAGCGCCGACCAGCAGAAGCAGGCGCTCGAGGTGTTCGACGCGATGGACCTTCAGGGCCAGCGCGCCCTCAAGGACCTGACCGATCGACAGATGAGCGTGTCCACCGAGACGGACTGCCGCATCGGCACGGCGCTCCTGGATCGCGACAGCACGGGCAAGACGCTGCTGGACAACTTGCACCAGATGGCCACGCAGAAGATGCCCGACTCCTTCAAGGACTCGGGCGTCACGCGCGAGAGCCTGATGGCCTCCATCTGCCAGGAGGCCGCCCACCCCGGAGAGATCAACCAGCACAACCGGGGCACCTGCACCGTGACGTCCATGCAGTACATGCTCAACGACACCAACCCGGCCGAGTACGCGCGCATCATGACCGGGCTGATGTCCGAGAAGGGCGAGGTGACGCTGGCCAGCGGTGCCACGCTGAGCCGCGACGCCGACAGCATCGCCCCCGACTCCGCCACGCAGCGCTCCTCCAGCGAGCGGCTCTTCCAGGCGGCGATGATGCAGTACGCCCGGGGCGGCGCCGAGGGTGACTACAGCAACCTCACCAACAAGGATGACGGCCTCAACGCCTCCGAGCAGGAGCGCACGCTCGAGGCGCTCTTCAACCGGGACTTCGACAACTACACGGGCGGCGGCGCCGATGACATCCTGGCGAAGCTGAAGGATCGCTCGCCCACCGACTCGTATATCCGCATGCACTGGGGCGAGGACAAGTCCGGCGGACACGCGGTGGTGGTGGACCGGGTGGAGAATGGCCGCGTCTACATCCGCAACCCCCACGGGCCGGGCGGGACGCAGGGCGACACGCTCGAGAACCCGCCGCGCGTCGTGGAGGATCCGGCCACGGGTCTGCAGTCCATGAGCGAGGCGGACTTCAAGGAGTGGATCAAGAGCACCATCATCTAGCGGTGAGCGGTACGCTCCCGTGAGCGGGCTTGCCAGCGGAGGAGTGCGTGATTGACATCAGCGGGGGTCGCTTCGAGATGGGGCTGTCGCGCCCGGTGCGCGAGCAGCTCCAGAAGAAGTCGCCGCAGGAGCCCTTCCCCTTCCACCGCGAGGAGCCGGCGCACCCGGTGTCCGTGGGGCCGTTCCGCATGGCGGAGGCCCCCGTCACCTGCGAGGAGTACGCCGAGTTCATGGCCGACGGCGGCTACCAGCGCGAGGACGTGTGGGCCGCGCTGCGGCAGGAGCCGGACGTGGACGTGGCGCAGCTGCAGGCGCGCTTCGTGGACCAGACGAACCTCCCCGGGCCGCTCACCTGGCGCGAGGGGCGCTTCGCTCAGGGCTTGGGGCGCCACCCGGTGCATGGGGTGAGCTGGTTCGAGGCCATGGCCTACGCCACGTGGAAGGGCGTGCGGCTGCCGACGGAGGCGGAGTGGGAGTTCGCCGCGCGCGGCACGGATGGGCGCCTCTACCCTTGGGGCATGGAGTTCGACCCCGAGCGCTGCACCCACCGCGGGCGCCAGCCGAACGCCACCCTCCCGGTGGACAGCCTGCCCGAGGGACGCAGCCCCCTGGGCATGCTGCACATGGTGGGCAACGTGGCCGAGTGGACGGGGGATCTCTACCGCCCCTATCCCGGAGGGCTGGAGGAGCGTCGCGCCGGGCCGAGGGACCGGAGCGTGCGCAACGACTTCTTCAAGGGCACGCCGCTGTCGCTGCGGGCGACGGTGCGCACGCCGCACCCGCCGGACTCGCGTTTCCCCGGCCTGGGGTTCCGCGTGGCCGCGCAGTTGCTGCTCAAGCGGGTAGGGACGGTGTGAAAACGCTGACGCTGTTGAGCCTGGGGGTGTTGATGGCGCTGCCGCCGGTTCCCGTGAAGGACATGGTGGAGCGCGCCGAGGTGGTGGCGCGCGTGGACATGAAGGCCTTCGAGCGCGTGGGAGGCACCGAGGCGGAGCAGCACTGGCGCACCACGCTGGTCCCGCTCACCGTCTACAAGGGCAAGCTCACCGGGCCGATGGAGATCTCCATCCGGGTGTTCCCCGATGTGGATGGCGGCGAGTTCACCCGGACGCCGGACGCGGGGGAGCGGGTGGCCTTCCTGCGCAAGAGTGGCGAGGGCTGGACCCTGGTGGAGCCTCGCACCCAGGCGCTGCGCAAGGCGACCCCCGAGCTGCTCGGAGCGCTCGGGACGTCCGACGCCGGCCCCAAGCCCTGAGCGAGCAGCCATGAAGTGGGAGCAGCTGGTCAAGCTCGGCCGCGAGCTGCCCGAAGTCGAGGAGGGCATCTGGTTCCGCACGCCCGCGCTCAAGGTTCGCGGCAAGGCGTTCGTGCGCCTGAAGGAGGACGGCGAGTCGGTGGTCTTCATGTTGGAGAGCGTCGACGAGCAGGAGTTCCTCATCCAGGCCCTGCCGGAGCTCTACTTCATCACCGACCACTACCGAGGCTGGCCTGCGGTGCTGGCGCGGCTGGCGAAGCTGCGCGTGCCCGAGTGCCGACGACGGCTCGAGCAGGGCTGGCGGCTCAAGGCGCCGCGAGCGCTGGTGAAACAGCGAGACGCGGAGCGTGAAGAGGCCGCGCCGCGCCGCGCGCGCTGAGCCCTCCCGAGGCTGCCGGTGCCAGACAGGGTGCTAACCTGGGCTCCATGAGCCTGGAGCCCGTTGCCCCGTCCGCCGCACCCGTCCGCAAGAAGACCGCCATCTGGCCCTATGTGCTGGGCGGGGTCGGAGTGGCGATTCTGAGCGTGGCGGCGCTGGTGGGACTGGTCTTCGCCTATCTCGCGGCGGCAAAGCCCATGACGGTGACCGAGGCGGACCGGGCGCTGCTGGTGACGACCGATGATCTGGTGCCGCGACTCGAGGGTTTCTCACCGCAGCCCAGCATCGAGAAGCTGACGAAGAAGAAGGGGCTCGATGGCACCATCGAGCTCGAGTACTTGTACGACTTGTCCAACCGAGGCTTGTACCTGGCCTCCATGGTGACCACGGACACGACCGCGTCCTCGGCGAAGGCCACCTACACCAGCCTGCGCGTGGGGCAGGGCCTGGGCTTGTCGATCGCCGGGGACTCGGGCACCAAGATGGAGGAGCGCGACGATCTCTTCACCTGGGGCGACGAGTCGCGCACCGCCCTCATCACCAACAAGGGCAAGCCCGTGGGCAACGTCTTCACCGCGCGCAAGGGCCGCCACAGCTACACCTTCGTCCTGGTGGGCGTGTACTTCGATTCGAACGAGACGCTGAGCGATCTGCTGCTGCCGAAGCTGGAGCGGCTCGCCACGAACATGACGGTCCCCTGACGGCGCTCATTCGGAGCCCTGAGGACACGGGAGTGTTGACCACTCGGGAGGTCGAGGCGGGGCGCATCCTGGAGGCTGGACAGCCCGGGAGGGCGCCGTTACAGCGTGCGCCATGCTCAATGCTCGCTTGCTCGCGGTCTCCGCGCTCTGGCTCGCGCTGTCTGCGTGTTCGTCTTCTCCCGAGGTGACTCCTCCTGTCGAGCCGCCGATCTCGGGAGATGCCTTCCCGACGTCGCGGGGAGACTTGATCGTCCACCCCATCAATCACGCCTCCTTCGTGATGAGCTGGGCGGGGAAGATGATCTACGTCGATCCGGTGGGCGGCGCCGCGCCCTTCGAGGGGATTCCCGCGCCGGACGTGGTCTTCGTGACGGACATCCACGGCGATCACCTGAACGCGGACACCCTGACGGCCCTGGTTCGGGCCGAGACGGTGATTGTCGCGCCCCAGGCCGTGCGCGACGCCCTGCCCGCGGCGCTGCAGGGCGCCACGCAGGTGCTGGCCAATGGCGCGACCCTGACGGTGGCGGACATCGCCGTCGAGGCGATCCCCATGTACAACCTCACGCCCGAGCGCCTTCAGTACCACGCGAAGGGCCGGGGCAACGGCTACGTGCTGACGCTGGGAGGCAAGCGCGTCTACATCGCCGGCGACACGGAGGACATCCCCGAGATGCGGCAGCTGCGCGACATCGACGTGGCCTTCGTGCCGATGAACCTGCCCTTCACCATGACGGTGGCGCAGGCGGCGGACGCGGTGCGCGAGTTCAAGCCGAAGGTCGTCTATCCCTACCACTCGCGTGGCAGTGACCTGGAGGAGTTCACCCGGCTCGTGGGTACGGACGTGGGCGTCGAAGTGCGTGTGCGCAACTGGTACTGAGGTCAAGTCCTCCGGGCCACGGCCCTGAGGTAGGGGAAGGCCGGGGTGGTGAGGTGCAGTCGGGCGCGCTGGACGGTGCCGAAGCGTGGCTCCAGCCCGAGTTCGGCGAACACCTCACCCATCACCCGGGGTGTCTCGAAGCGCTCATAGAGGGCCTTCACGGAGTCCTCCGGCGCGGAGGAGGGGTGGGCGATCGACTTCGGTGAGAGCCGGAAGCGCCCGTCTTGTCCCCGGATGTAGCTCCGCTGCTGGGTGGTCGCCCGCTCGAAGGTCGTCTGGAGGAACTCGTCATTGAGCTGGCGCTCCGTCTTGCGCGGCGTCTGGGCGTCCTGGCGGCGCAGGTAGAACCAGAGCATGGGTGACTTCTCGTGCATCAGCAGGTTCGACACGCGCCAGCGGTCGAGGTCCTCCAGGGAGTCGTAGACGCGTTGGATCTCCGGGTCGGCGAAGGACATCTCCCAGAAGATGCTCTCGGCGCGGTACCTCGCATAGAGGCTGATGCAGGGGCGCACGAGCTCCAGGTTGCACCCGCCCGCCATCTCGGCCAGGGAGTCCACCGTGTAGCTGTGCTCGACGGGGTTGATGAGCAGGTCCGCGAAGTCGGACTCCTCCCAGTCGCGGTGGCGGCTGATGAAGCGCGCCATGGTGTTGTCGACGGCGAACCCGGCGGCCAGCCGCTTGGCCAGCGCGTAGTCGGTGTCCTGGAGCCCCTTCGTCATCAGCCGGATCGCCTTCTGGAAGGCGCTGGTGATGGTCCGGTGGAAGCGGTTGTAGACGAGCACCTCCATCAGCCCGTCACGCTTGAGGGCCCGTGACAGCCTGCCCAGGGCATGGGCCGGCTCGTACGTGTGGTGGATGACGCCCGTGCAGACGACGAAGTCGAACTGGCTCTCGTAGGGCGCGTCGTTGATGCTCTCCAAGCGCAGCTCGAGGTTGGTGACGCCCAGCGCGGCGGCGTTGGCGGCGCAGATCTCGATCGACTTCGTGGAGAGGTCCGTCCCGAGCACCCGCGCGTTGGGAAAGAGCAGGGCGGTGAGGAGCGCCTGGTTGGTGCCGCAACCCGCGACCCAGATGGAGGCTTCCCGGGGCAGGGCCGTGTGGTGGAAGTCGCCCACCTCCTGGCTCACCATGAGCCGCTCGAACTCGGGGTCCACCAGCGTGTCGAACTTGGAGGAGTTCCACGGCCAGGGGAAGCGGCTGTAGAACTCACCGACGCGCCCGTCCACGGCGGTGATGGACTCGGCCAGCACGAGGTTCTCTTCGTCGCTCTTCTTCGAGGCCACTCCGGGCGCGGATTTCGCCTGGAGGAGGGTGTCCAGGCCCTGGACGAACTTGGGCAGGGGCTCGCTCTCCGCGCTCGTGGCCACGCGGACCTCGGCGCTGGCGCGGGTGCGTTCGATGCTCCGGGCCAGCGTGGCGATGGTGCGGTTCTCGAAGATGCTGCGCATGTTCAGGTCCACGCCGAGCGACTCGCGGATCCGCAGGATGAGCTGGTTGGCCAGCAGCGAGTGTCCGCCGAGTTCGAAGAAGTCATCATCGACGCCGAGCTCCGTCAGCCCCAGGGCTCGGCTCCAGATCGCCGCGAGCTGCGTCTCGGTCGGAGTGCTTGGGGGCGCGGACATGCTCCGCATCCGTCCCCGCACCTCCTCGAGCTTGGGCAGCGCGTGGGAGTCGAGCTTGCCGTTGGCGGTGAGCGGCAGTTGGGGAAGGTGGACGAAGTACTGGGGGATGAGCTCCTGGCTCAGCTGCGTACCCATGAAGCTCCGCAGCACGGGCGCATCGATCGGCTGTTCCGAGGCGTAGTAGGCCACCAGCGCGCTGGGGTCCTTGTGGAGCAGGACCACGCTGTCACGCACGTCGGGGTGGCGGTTCAGGAGGCTCTTCAGTCCCTCGAGCTCGACCCGGTGTCCGTTGAACTTGACCTGGGTGTCGTTGCGGCCCTCGAAGGCCAGGACACCGCCGGGCAGCCAGCGCGCGAGATCGCCCGTCCGGTACATCCTCTGCCCCTGCTCGAAAGGGGAGGGGAGGAAGCGCTCTTGGGTCGCCTCGGGATTGTCGAGGTAGCCGAGGGCCAGGCAGTCGCCGGCGAGGTACAGCTCCCCCGTGACACCCTCTGGGACGGGGGACAGGGCGCCATCCAGCACATACGCCAGGGAGTTCGCCGCCGGGCGGCCAATGGGGACGAAGTCTTGGAGGTCCGAGCGGGGATCGAACCGATGGACGGTGCAGCCCACGGTCGCCTCGGTGGGGCCGTACTCGTTGAAGAGCTCCAGGTGGGGCCCGAAGCTCTCCAGGGCCTGCCGGGCGAGCTTGGTCTCCAGGTTCTCGCCACCGACGATGAGGCGCCGGACCTTGCTGCCGGGGTACTTGCGCGCGGTGACGAGCGAGAGGTGGCTCGGGGTGAGCTTCACGGTGTCGGTGCGGTTGTCCTCGAGGGCGTCCATCAAGGCCGCCGCCGCCGAGGCGCCTGGGTAGATGACGATCTTCCCGCCGCTGATCAGCGGGACGAAGATCGACGTCACGGTCAGGTCGAAGGCGAGAGAGGAGTACAGCGGGAAGGCGGGGCTCTCGGAGCCTCCGTAGAGCCGCCGCGCCCACCCGACGTAGTTCGCGAGCGCATGGTGGTGTACCTGGACTCCCTTGGGGTTGCCGGTGGTGCCCGAGGTGTAGATGACGTAGGCGGGGTCCTCCGGGGAGAGGCCGGCGTCCACCGGCGTGACTTCCTGGGGCTCCTGGGCGAGCTCCGAGAGGAAGCCTCGGCGCACCGTCAGTGCGCGCAGGCGATCGGCCAGCGCGGGCTCGGTGAGGACGACGGAGGCGCCAGAGTTCTCGACGACGAACCGCGTGTAGTCCGGAGGCCGCAGGGGCTCCAGGGGAACGTAGGCCGCGCCGGCCTCGAGGCACCCGAGGATCGCCACCAGCATGTCGATCGACGGAGTGAGGAGAAGGCCGACCCGGCTGCCCCGGGTGACGCCCCATCGCCGCAGCAGGGAGGCCAACGCGTGTACCTGCCTCGACAGCTCCGCGTAGGTGACGGAGCGGCCCGCGCACTCCACGGCGATGGCCGAGGGAGTTCGCTCCGCCTGCTGTTGGAAGAGCCGATGAACGGGCCCCGTTCGTGGGGAGTCGGTCGCCGGGTTCATGTCCATGGGGAAGCCGTGCTGTGCTCTCTCGGTCATCGTGGTCTCGGGCCTCGGGTGCTTGCGCGGAGCTGGGGGGCACCGCGCTTGAGAGAGGATAGTCCGGCACGCTCGGTCCGATTCAGGCCCCCTGTGTGGGACCTTGTCGCGCAGGGAGGCGCAGACGGGTTACCCGCTTTGGTTGCGCGAGCAGGGGAATTAGAGCTTCAGGCGCATCACGTGGCGGCGGGTTCCGGCGAGACCGACTTCGCGAAACCCCGCCTCACGGAAGGTGGAGACGAAGCCCATGAAGCGGTAGCTGGGAGAGTCCGGGTCCACGGGGTACGCCTCGAGGATGGAGGCGCCCCGGGCCTTGGCGTGAGCGATGGCGGCGTCGAGGAGCTGCTGCATCACGCCTTGTCCTCGGAGCTCACGGTGGATGAAGAAGCAGGCGATGGACCACACGGCCTCGGGGTCGGAGGGCTCCTCCGGTCCTCCCAGGGGCCGATAGGTGTCGCGCGGGGCGATGGAGCACCACGCCATGGGCTCGTCTTCGACGTAGCCGAGCAGCCCGACGGGTACGCCGCCGCGCACGCGGCGAGCCATGGCGGCCTTGCGGCTGACCTTGTCGGTCTTGCGAGACTCAGCGCCCTTGGCCCGCCACACCATGCACCAACAATTCTTGGGTCCGCCCCTGCGCTCGAAGAGACGCACGAAGTCCGGCCAGCGCTTCGCGGTAACTTCATGGAAGACGAGCCGGGGCGGAGCTGGTTCAGTCATGCAAGTTGTCCAGGAAGTCCGCGAAACTGCCCGCGATGCGGTGCAGGTCTCCCTCGACCGTTACAAGGACGATGGAGGGCTGACTGGAAGAAGGGCTCTCCCGATAGTCAAAGCAGAGGGCTTCGCCTCCAGAAGTCATTCCGAAAGGATAGATGCCAGGGGGCATGTAGCGCTGGAGGCTCTCGTACCCACTCCAGACGGAATAGGAGTCCCGCTGCTCAGTGTGCGTCACGGTCAGCAAGACACAGAACACGTTCTTTCCTCTCCCGATATTGAAGAGGGAGGGTGTCGGAGTCATGCCTTGGTGCTTGGAGACTACTTGCTTGTACTCGGCCGGGAGAGTGATCCCCCACCGCTGCTCCAGTGCCTGGATGTGATGAGGCGCTACCTCGGGAGGCACTTCTCGGAGATAGGGTTCCCAGGAAACACTCATGGTGGGTAGCCTCCTCCCCAGGCAGCAAGCAGCACGACGCGCGCGCCGGTGTCCGTCGTCTCCGAGCCGCGAAACTGTCCACTGTCCGTGGCACAGGCCGCGGACAGCAGACACAGCCCCAGGAGAAGCCCGCTCCTCACCCAGTCCCTCTCAGTAGACAGTGCTCTGCCAGGGGAACAGGTACTTCAGCGGGATGCTCAGCCGCGCCGCCCACGCCGCCTCGTTGTGCCCGGCTCCCTGCGCCACGTAGTAGTACAGGTCCTTGCCCTGCACGTAGCCGTCCACCACCAGCGCATCCCGCATCCGCGTCGTCTCCGTCAGCCCGTCGCTGCTCGTGCCCGCGTCGATGTAGTGGTTCACCGCCACCTTCGCCGTTGCCGCTTCAACCTCCTTGGGCAGCATCTGGTTGTTCCACCAGAACGAGCTCGACAGCCCGCCCAGCTTCGAGAACACCCCCGGGTTGCGCCGGCCGATATACGTCGACACCAGCCCGCCCAGCGAAGAGCCCATCAGCGCCGTGTTCTTGTTCCCCGTGAGCGTCCGGTAGTTCTGGTCGATGTACGGCTTCACCGTGTCCAGCATGAAGCGCTCGTACACGTTCGCCCCGCCGCCCGAGTACTGCGGATCACAGCACGGCGTGTACTCGTAGATGCGGTTGGCCCCGCCGTTGTCGATGCCCACGACAATCACCTCATCCATCTGCCCGTTGTTGATGAGGGCGTTGGCCGTCTCGTCCACCTGCCACTCCACCCCGCCGAACGCCGTGGAGGCCTCGAACAGGTTCTGCCCGTCATGCATGTAGAGCACCGGGTAGCGCTTGAGCGGGTTGAGCGAGTAGCTCGGCGGCAGGTAGATGCGCAGCGTGCGCGTGTTGCCCAGCTGCGGAGAGCTGAAGTTGGCCACCTTCACCAGCGTGCCCGCCCGCGACTGGAAGAACGGGTAGATGCTCACCGTGGTGCCCGCCTTCACCACGTAGTTGGCGCCGACCGACCACGTCGCGTCATTGATGAGCGGCTTGAGCTCCACATCCCCCACGGAGTCGGCCCACGTGTACGTCCACACGTTGCCCGTGCTCCACGTGGCGTTGACGCCCGTGTTCCAGTTGAGCGGCGCCTTGCTGCCGCGCAGGGCAATCCGGTTGCCCCAGCCCACGTCGTAGAAGACCTTGACGGTGGTGGCCTCCGCGACGGCGGACGCAAGTAGCAGCAGGCAGGCCAGGGCCTTGGCCAGAGCCGAGAAGAACTGACGCATGGTGTGACTCCCTCCCAGAGGTGGCGGCGCGCGGCGAGGGATACAGGGCCGCCAGGGCGCGGGCCATCCGGCCATGTTGGCAGCGTGTCCAGACATGAACAAGCCGCCCACCGTGAATATCGAGCGGTTTCGTCAGGAAGAATTTGACTCTGGCCCCGGGTCCGTCTGCACTCCGCCCCCATGCTCCGCCGCGCCTGGTCCTGGTCCCTGCTGCTCTTCGTCGTGCTCGCCGGCTGCTCGCGTTGTGGCAAGGAGGGCGGCCCCGCGGGACTGCCCGGCAAGCCCGTCACCGTCGAGCGTTACCTGCCGCGAGATGCGCAGGCCGCCATCGTCGTGCCGGACTTGGGCACGCTGGGCGAGAAGTTGGCGCGCTTCCAGAACCTGAAGATCGCCTCCTTCGTGGCGCAGCTGCAGAACTTCACCACCGCCGAGGCCTACGTGACCGCGGTGATGCGGCAGGTGGGCGTGGACCTGCGCAGCCGGCAAGCCATGGAGGGTGCCGGCATCGACCCGGGCAAGGGCGCGGGGGCGGCGTTCCTCGCGGACAACCAGGCCTTCTCCGTGCTGGGTGTGAAGGACGCGAAGAAGCTGGAGGAGACCTTCGCCAACCTCGCGCGCAACCGCCTCGGTGCTCCCGAGCGCAAGGAGGACAAGGCTGGAGGCGGCACGCTGGTGACGTTCAGCCGCAAGGGCGCGACGGAGCCCTCCCTGGGCCTGCTCTTCGTGGGAGATTTCGTGCTGGTGGCGCCGGGCACGGCGGTGGCGCGGCTGCCGGTGCTGGCCGCGCAGCCGGTGGAGCAGTCGCTCTCCGAGGAGCCGGTGCTGGCCGCCTCGCTGGGGCGCCTGCCCAAGGACCGCGACTTCCACGTCTACCTCCCGGGCGGCAGGGGAATGCTGCCCCAGGGCACGGTGGAGGGGCTCACCCTGGCCGGGCAGATTGAAGAGCGCGCGGTGACGCTGCGCATGGATGCGCCCTGGCCGGACACGAAGGCCTCGCTGGCGCCGCTCGCCCCGAAGGACGGGCCGGAGCTGCTGGGCTACCTGCCCCAGGACAGCTTCCTGGTGGCGCGCTACCGGGGCGACCCCGCCACGCTGGGCGAGGTGTGGCCGTACCTCGTGGGCCCGTACATCACCCGCGCCGTGCAGCAGAGCGGCTTTGACCTGCGGGGCGAGGTGCTCGACAACCTCCAGAGCGGGCTCTCGGCGGGCGTGGCGCTGGCGCCCACGGTGCAGCTCGGCAGCGGCCTGCCCGCGCTGGACATCCGGCGCACCAGCCCGTTCCGCTACGTCCACCTGATGGTGGTGGGCGAGGCGAAGGACGCGGCGAAGGCCCAGGCCACGCTGGAGAAGGTGCCGGGCATCGCGGGCAACTTCGGGGCGCAGGTGAAGCCCGAGGACGTGGCTGGCAAGCGCGTGTACCTCACCGAGTACCGGGCGGGGGAGGGCGCGCACTTCGCGGAGGTGGGCGGAAAGCTGGTGCTCGCCGCGCCGCGCTCGCGGCTCGAGGCGGCGCTCACGAGCCTGGCGGCCAAGCCCGGCGAGAGCCCGGTGGCGGCGGACCTCCGGGACGCGGTGAAGGAGCCCGTGTTCGCCGTGGTGCTGGACCTGCAGCGGTTGGCGGAGTCGGTGCGCAAGCTGCCGTCCGAGGCCTGGGGCGTGGGAGGCTTCGCCATCAAGGCCACCACGGAGCGCTGGCTGGAGGCCACCAGTGATCTGCGCGCGGTGACGCTGAACCTGTCACAGAAGGACAAGGCCCTGCAGGCCGAGCTGTCCCTGAAGCTGACGCCCGCGCCCGCGCCCGCGCAGAACCCGACCCCGAGTGCCCAGTGATTCGCGCGCGCGACATCGTCAAGGAGTACGTGGATGGGGACGGCACGCAGGTGCGCGTGCTGGACGGCCTGTCGCTGGACGTGGAGCAGGGAGACTTCGTGGCGGTGGTGGGGCCCTCGGGCAGCGGCAAGTCCACGCTGCTGCACCTGCTGGGCGGGCTGGACGTGCATTACGCCGGCGAGGTGGAGGTGGGCGGGGTGAAGCTGCGCGGCCTGAATGACCGGGAGTTGGCGCGCTTTCGCAACACGCACGTGGGCTTCGTCTTCCAGTCCTTCCACCTCATCCCCAACCTCTCGGCGGTGGAGAACGTGCTGATGCCCTCGCACTTCGGCGCGGCGGGCGTGGACGAGCGCAAGCGGGCCGAGGCGATGCTGGACCGGGTGGGGCTCCTGGCCAAGAAGGACCGCGCGCCGGTGCGCCTGTCGGGCGGAGAGCGGCAGCGCGTGGCCATCGCCCGGGCGCTCTTCAGCGGCCCGAAGCTGCTCCTGTGCGACGAGCCCACCGGCAACCTCGACGCGGCCACGGGCGCGGGTGTCATCCAGCTCTTCCACGAGCTGCACAAAGAGGGGCTCACCGTGCTGGCCGTCACCCATGAGGATCGCATGAGTTCGGCGGCCCGGCGGGTGTTGCGGCTGAAGGAGGCCCGGCTCGTCGAGGAGACGCCCGCCGCGCGCGCCGCCACCTCGGGAGGTACCCCATGAGGCTCTCGGCGCTGGCCCGGCTGGTGCGCTTGAGCCTCGCGCGCGAGCGGCGCGGGGCCTTCTTCTCCGCCTTCGGCGTGGCCATGGGCGTGGGGGCGCTCGTCTTCTTCGTGGGCCTGGGCCTGGGGGTGGGGCGCGTCATCCGCGAGAAGATCTTCCCCACGGACGCGAGCCTGGTGGACGTGGTGCCGCCGGCGGTGTCGCTCGGCTCGCTGTTCGGCGGCGGCAAGCTGGACACCGCCATGGTGGAGCGGCTCTCGGGCCTG containing:
- a CDS encoding SMI1/KNR4 family protein; translation: MSVSWEPYLREVPPEVAPHHIQALEQRWGITLPAEYKQVVSKHQGMTPTPSLFNIGRGKNVFCVLLTVTHTEQRDSYSVWSGYESLQRYMPPGIYPFGMTSGGEALCFDYRESPSSSQPSIVLVTVEGDLHRIAGSFADFLDNLHD
- a CDS encoding ABC transporter ATP-binding protein, yielding MIRARDIVKEYVDGDGTQVRVLDGLSLDVEQGDFVAVVGPSGSGKSTLLHLLGGLDVHYAGEVEVGGVKLRGLNDRELARFRNTHVGFVFQSFHLIPNLSAVENVLMPSHFGAAGVDERKRAEAMLDRVGLLAKKDRAPVRLSGGERQRVAIARALFSGPKLLLCDEPTGNLDAATGAGVIQLFHELHKEGLTVLAVTHEDRMSSAARRVLRLKEARLVEETPAARAATSGGTP
- a CDS encoding GNAT family N-acetyltransferase yields the protein MTEPAPPRLVFHEVTAKRWPDFVRLFERRGGPKNCWCMVWRAKGAESRKTDKVSRKAAMARRVRGGVPVGLLGYVEDEPMAWCSIAPRDTYRPLGGPEEPSDPEAVWSIACFFIHRELRGQGVMQQLLDAAIAHAKARGASILEAYPVDPDSPSYRFMGFVSTFREAGFREVGLAGTRRHVMRLKL
- a CDS encoding alpha/beta hydrolase, with amino-acid sequence MRQFFSALAKALACLLLLASAVAEATTVKVFYDVGWGNRIALRGSKAPLNWNTGVNATWSTGNVWTYTWADSVGDVELKPLINDATWSVGANYVVKAGTTVSIYPFFQSRAGTLVKVANFSSPQLGNTRTLRIYLPPSYSLNPLKRYPVLYMHDGQNLFEASTAFGGVEWQVDETANALINNGQMDEVIVVGIDNGGANRIYEYTPCCDPQYSGGGANVYERFMLDTVKPYIDQNYRTLTGNKNTALMGSSLGGLVSTYIGRRNPGVFSKLGGLSSSFWWNNQMLPKEVEAATAKVAVNHYIDAGTSSDGLTETTRMRDALVVDGYVQGKDLYYYVAQGAGHNEAAWAARLSIPLKYLFPWQSTVY